A region from the Falco rusticolus isolate bFalRus1 chromosome 4, bFalRus1.pri, whole genome shotgun sequence genome encodes:
- the LOC119145918 gene encoding cathelicidin-B1-like: MPGPEGSTVGLEGSTRRPEGSTLGLDGSILPSAPGLWAVSYEDAVSAAVELLNTRPVSPYVLRLRDTQPRPGWAADLQHQQELSFTVEETSCRAPLAVTTCQGRWPRAVAWCRGSVFLELRQPTAELSCERVPRTFGRLQTSRLAGFFARIKERFRGFFQCSRIWIRDKLNLKQPQA; the protein is encoded by the exons ATGCCAGGGCCAGAGGGATCCACGGTGGGGCTGGAGGGATCCACGCGAAGGCCGGAGGGATCCACGCTGGGGCTGGATGGATCCATCCTGCCATCCGCACCGGGGCTCTGGGCTGTGAGCTACGAGGACGCCGTCTCGGCAGCCGTGGAGCTGCTCAACACAAGGCCTGTCAGTCCCTATGTCCTGCGGCTGCGGGACACCCAGCCCCGGCCTGGCTGG GCCGCGgacctgcagcaccagcaggagctgagcttCACCGTGGAGGAGACCTCGTGCCGTGCACCGCTGGCGGTGACCACCTGCCAGGGCCGCTGGCCCAGG GCAGTGGCTTGGTGCCGGGGCAGTGTCTTCCTGGAGCTGCGGCAGCCCACGGCGGAGCTCTCCTGCGAGCGGGTGCCCCGCACG ttCGGCCGCCTCCAGACATCGAGGCTCGCGGGGTTTTTTGCCAGGATCAAGGAGCGTTTCAGGGGTTTCTTCCAGTGCAGCAGGATCTGGATCCGCGACAAGCTCAACCTCAAGCAGCCCCAAGCCTGA
- the LOC119147766 gene encoding cathelicidin-2-like — translation MLSSWVLVLVVLGGACALPAPSPLAYTQALAQAVDSYNQRPEVQNVFRLLSADPEPAPGVELSVLRGLNFTIMETECTAGTRVNPDDCDFKEHGVIKECSGPVQFLQSSPEIDLRCSDASSNPVLIQRGRFGRFLSRIRHFRPRISFDVRARGSIRLG, via the exons ATGCTGAGCTcctgggtgctggtgctggtggtgctggggggggccTGTGCCCTCCCGGCCCCGTCCCCCCTGGCCTACACCCAGGCGCTGGCTCAGGCTGTTGACTCCTACAACCAGCGCCCCGAGGTGCAGAACGTCTTCAGGCTGCTCAGCGCCGACCCCGAGCCCGCCCCG GGGGTCGAGCTGAGTGTGCTGCGGGGGCTCAACTTCACCATAATGGAGACGGAGTGCACCGCCGGCACCCGGGTGAACCCCGACGACTGCGACTTCAAGGAGCATGGG GTCATCAAGGAGTGCTCGGGGCCGGTGCAGTTCCTGCAGAGCTCCCCTGAGATCGACCTGCGCTGCAGCGATGCCTCCTCCAAC CCGGTGCTCATCCAGCGGGGCCGCTTTGGGCGCTTCCTGAGCAGGATCCGGCACTTTCGGCCCCGGATCAGCTTCGACGTCCGCGCCAGGGGCAGCATCCGCCTGGGCTGA